One Burkholderia sp. 9120 genomic window, GGCGTGGACGCGTTTGTTCGAGCGGCCCCATGTGCCCGAACAGGCCGTCCCACAGACCTAGCGCGATCGCTTCGAGCTTCGCCAGCTTGTCCTGCTCGGCCAGCACGATCTGCACGATCTGCCACAACGTCAGCAGGTTCGGCACGACGGCAACCGGCAAGCGCAGTCCATATTGCAGCGCCAGTTGCATCGCATTGCGCGCGCTGTAGTAGCGGCGAAAGCCGGGATGATTCATCGTGGTCATTTCGAACGCGCCCAGTTTGTGGCGACGCCGCGCGCCGATCCGATGCGACAGCACCAGTTGCGGCACCACGTACAAAGGCACATTACGTAACAACGCGCGCAGACAGTATTCGGTATCGACGTGATCGATAAACAGCGCCTCGTCGAAACGGCCGAGGCGCGCGAACCCCTCGCGGGAAATCACGCAGCCCGACGAGATCAGAAACGCGCAACGCTGCAACGCGGCGTCGGCACGCACCGACAGCCGTTCAACCGCGAGGCCGCTGGTGGCGAGTTCGGGCAGAAAGCGCTGATCGTTTTCGTCGAAGATACGCGGCCCCAGCAGATACGCGTGACCGCCGAGCGACGCGCAACGCTCGCGCATCACTGTGAAATAGTCAGCGGGGGTCTCCGAATCCTGGTCGAACAGTGCGACCGCCTCCACGCCCTGCTCGAACAACGCCTGCAGGCCGCCATTGAAAGCACCCGCAATGCCGTGCCGGTTGCCGTGATGCAACAACGCGACGCCCGCCTCTCTCAACAGCGACGCCGCGCGCGGGTCGGGCTGCGGCGAGTTGTCGACCACCAGCAAGCGATCGCACAGGTGGCGCATGGCCACCGCACGCGCGAGTTGCTCGTCGCTCGGATGAAACAGCACGATCAGTGCGCCCAGCGTCGTCATCGTGATCTCCCTAGTGCCCCATGGTCATGGCCGCGCCCCGTCTCGGGCGCGTGAGCCACATCATTGCGGCGAGCACGAGACACGTGACGCTCGCCATCTGGAACATATCGCCGGTCGCCATCATGTAGGCCTGTTGCTGCACCACGTGATGCAAGGTGGCGAGTTCGCGCGCACCGTCGATACCCATGCCGTGCAGGCTCTGCACGAAACGCTGCGTATTGCCCGACGCTTTCGTCACGGACTGCGCGACGACGTCGTAGTGATACAGCGCGCGGTTGTCCCATAGCGTGACGCTCATCGCGGTGCCGAACGCCGCCGACAACGTCCGCAAAAAATTCGACAGGCTGGAGGCGGCGGCGAGTTTGTCGTCGGAGACACGCGAAAGCGTCGCGGCCGTGAGCGGAATGAAGAAGCACGGCAACCCGATGCCCTGGATCAAGCCCGGTGTGATGATCTGCGTGAACGTCATGGTCAGCGTGAAATGCGCGTCCCACCACAGCACGGCCGCGAACACGAGAAAACCGAATGTGGCGAGCACGCGAGCATCGAAACGCGCCGCGTAAATGCCGACCAGAACCGAGAACACCAACGCCAGCACGCCGAGCGGCGCGGTGGCGAGCCCGGCCTGATACGCGGTGTAGCCCATCACCGCCTGCAGCCACAGCGGAAAGATCACGCCGACCACGGAGAAGCTCATCATGCCGAGCGAGATGATCAACACGCAGAACGAAAACGTGCGATCCCGAAACAGGCTCAGATCGATCACCGGGTGCCGTTCGCCCGCCTCCCAGATCAGCAGCGACACGATCGCCAGCGCGGCGACGATCGCCAGCGTCAGGATCAACGGCGAGTCGAACCAGCCACGGTCGTGGCCGAGGTCGAGCACCACTTGCAGCGATCCGACGCCGACGATCAGCAGCACGATCCCCGGCAGATCGATCGGCGCGGCACGGGCGGCGCCGGGGTTACGCGCGTCGGCGCGTAGTAACGTCATGCACACCGCGAACGAAAAGATGCCGATCGGCAGATTGATCAGAAAGATCCACGGCCATGAAAAGTTATCGATGATCCAGCCGCCGACCACCGGACCGAAGATCGGCGCGAGCAGCACCGTCATCGCCCACAGTGCGAGCGCCACGATTCGTTTGTCGGGTGGAAAGGTGCGCAACAGAATGGTTTGCGACAACGGCACCATCGGCCCGGAAAAAAGCCCTTGCAACGCGCGACACACCACCAGCAGGTGAAAGTCGCCGGCCACGCCGCAGAGCAGCGAGGTCAGCGTGAAAAGAATCACGGCCCCGAGGAACAACCGCGTTTCGCCGAGTCGGCGCGAAAGCCAACCTGTCAATGGCACCGCAATCGCGGCGGCCACCGAGTACGAACTGATCACCCAGGTGCCCTGGCTGTTGGACACGCCCAGACCGCCGGAAATGGCGGGCACCGCGACGTTGGTGACGGTTGAATCCAGCACTTCGATAAAGGTCGCCAGCGAGAGCGCGAAGGTCAGCAACGCGAGCCGCGCGCCGCGCAAGCGTGGCGTGCCTGGTGTGCTACCTACGTTGCTTACGCTATCCACGCTGCCCGAACCCGGATGCATGCTGTCCGGCCCCCGCTCGCGCTCCGCGTCAGGCCAGCGTGCGCCTTCCGGCCGTGACGTGGCCGCGCTCATACGCCGTGTCCGCTCGCCGCCATGGCGAAACCAGGCACACGCTCGCGACTCGACACACGCGCACCGCCGCGCATGAAACCTTCGATAAAGCGCGCGGCCGCCTCGCAGCCATTCGGCGACGCGGCCAGTTGGTCCTGCATGCGCCCGCACTGCGTCGCGATCGACGGATCGCCGAGCACCTGCTTCAATGCGCGCGCAAGCGCTTGTGCGTGCAACGGTCCGTCGAGTCGCACGCCGCAACCGCTCGCCACCACCCGCTGCGCGTTATCGAACTGATCGTGCGCAAACGGCGTGACGACCTGCGCGATACCGGCGGCATACGCCAGCGCCGCCGTGCCGATGCCACCGTGATGCACCAATGCCCGGCAGCGCGGCAGAAGCGTCTGCAAGGGCACGTAACGCCGCTTCAGCAGCACGCTCGGCGCAGACGATCCCGCGCCCGGCTCCGGCGCTTGCGGCGTCAGCAGCAGGCCCCGCAGCCCGCTTTCACGCAATGCGCCGCGCACGGCCTCTTCATGGCGCTCGTGGTCGATCAGTGTCGAACCGGCCGTGAACACCACGGGTCGCTCCCCCGCCGCGAGAAATTCGTCCAGTTGCGGATCGGGCGCGGGCTCGCCCATATCGTTGAACAGCGGAAAACCGCTCAGCCGATGCGGCGTGGGCCAGTCCGGCTGCGGCCGCGCGAACCACTCGGGAAAGAGGCACAGCACGCCGTCGGTCGAGTGAAGCCATTGGCCGAAAATGCGCGTGGCCGGTTCCAGCCTCAGTTGCGCGCGCAACGTATTCAGCGCAGGACCGCAGACCTTGTCGAGCACCTGCAGCTCGATCACACGCAGCAGCGCCGACTTCACGACGAGCGGCAAGCCGCGCGGAATCGTCAGACGCGGATGCGTCGGCGGCGCATGCGCCGATAGCAACGTGGACGGCGACACCTGCACCGACACCAGCGGCACGCGATACAACTCCTGCATCAGCCGCGCGGAAAACGCCCACAGCGTGCCGACGAGGATCGTGTCGTCGTCGGTCAAGGACATGAGCGTCTGGAAATGCGGCTGCAAGGTCGGTGCGATCACCGCCCACAACGTGCGAAACGAGGTGCGCGGATTCCATAGCGCCGGGTTCGCCATGGCCGCCGCGTATTCATCCGCCGTACCGATCGACCTGAACGCGAAACCTTGCCGACGCGCCGCCGCCTCGAACGGCGGATGGCTGCAAAATACGATCGCGTGCCCGCGCGCCGCCAGGGCCGCGCCGATACCGAGCAGCGGATGAACGTCGCCCGCCGAGCCGATCGCGGTGATGATGACTCTGGTCATACCGGCGACTCAGAAGAGACCGGGAATCAGCGCGGCCACGTCGCGGCGATACTGTGCGTACGCTCCGCCGAAGTGGCCGGTCAACCAGCTCTCCTCGACACGCACCTTGTACGCCAGCGACGCGAAGATCAGCAGCAGCCCGGCCGCGCCGCGCCATTGCAAGCCAATGATCGCAGCGCCGACCAGCGCCAGCAGACACCCTGTATAGATGGGATGGCGGACCAACGCATAAGGTCCGCTGCGCACCAGTTCGTGCCCTTCCTTCAGCGTGACCGACACGCTCCAGTTGGTGCCGAGATGCAGCCGTGCCCACACGGAAAATGCCAGACCGGCCAACAGCACCGCGAGACCCGCGAGTTGCACCACGCCAAAAGACTGCGGATCGAACGACCACGCCGCGCGATTGAAGTCCGGCAGCACGATCAACGCGCCGCCCGCAATCAGCGGAATCGACTGCAAGGTGCGCGATCGCGAGGCCTCCTTGCGCGCGGTCGCCTTGACCCGGTTCGACGTCGCGATCCAATACGCGACCCACGCCGTCCACGGCATGACGATGGCAATGCTCTGAGCGAGATTCATGGCAGTTCGGCCTGTTGGAACGAGTGATCGGCGGTTGTCTCAAACGCCACGTTGCCAACGGTGGCCATGCCGGCCACGTTAGCGACAGGCGCTTGCGACGCCGGCAAAAGGGACGATCGTGCGGCAAGCGTCTCGAAGCAATCGAGCGCGCGCTGCACCGGCGGCGGCCCGAAGTAGTCGAGAATCGCGGTGCGCACCTGGCGCAACGCCGGCTTGCCTTCGAGGTCGAGGAAATGACCGGCCTGTCCGATCGTCGCGAACTCGGCACGCTTCAGATGCACGCTCAACGACCGGACGTCCTCCGGCGTGGTGTACTCATCGAGATCGCCGTTGATGAACTTCAGCCCGCAATCGATATTGCGGAATTCATGCAGGTACTGCTCGGGACGAATCGCCAGGATCTGCTCGACGTGAAACGCCACCTGCTCCTGCTCTTCGCGCGGCAGCGTGGTCAGATAGCGATAGTTGTAGAGCTTCATGATGCGCGACAGATGCTTGCCCACCGTGTCGTTGAGCAGTTGCGCGGCCTTCAGGTTTTCACCGGCTGCTATATGGTCACGCGCGGCGGTAACGTAGGCGGTCATCGCCTCGTTCAGGCGCGGCGAGAACGACGCGATCACCGCGCGCCTCACACTGGTGCGCTCCCGCGACAGCGCCAGCAACGAGGCCACGCCGCCCCAGGAAACCGATAACAGGAAACTCGGTTCGAATAAGCGTATTAGATAAAGCAGAATGTCGACTTCGTCGTCTTTAGACAGAACGAAGCTGCATTTATTATGCGTTTTCGATTGCCCGGCATAAGGCAAATCAAAACAGATAGGGTTATAGCGTTCGCCGAGATATTTGATTGTCTGACCGAACGAGGCTGTGGTAGCCAGCGCGCCGTTGATCAGAATGACACTCTCGAAGGCCGGATCGAATACGTGACGTTCAACGTAGACTTTCAGGCCCGCCGGCAGCGGAACAAGGAGTTTTTCGATGGGCATGGCGTATTCGCATGCACTTGCGTGGAAGCAAATGCGTACCGATACCGCGCCCGCACTCGCGGACGCCTTGCGGCCGTGCCACCGCGGATCAGGCCCATGCGACCTGCCTTTACGCCGGCAAGTCTGATCCGCGACGACCGCTCCTGCACCGAAGCCTTAGCTTCCGGTGCCTCGTGAACTATCTTATATGCACTAATTGAATGCACGCTAGAAACGCCCAACCGTGCTATTCATTGAATACCAGTCTGTCACTTCTGCGTTAAGACTAGATGTCAATATACGATAGCAAACCAGTTTTTAAAACAATTTCAAAACTATTTTTTCAGAAAATATTATTCATGCAGACGGCATGAGAAATGCGATGTTTAGGCGAATGTAGTCTATTTGTCAGAGTTGCGACTCCAGTAACGGGATACATTTCTCGATCAGCTTCTCGGTGAACGGCCGGTGCAACCAGGCTTCGAGCGTGACCTGTTGCGACTGCTTGAGGTCGTCGGCGAAAACCGCTGTTTGCTGCTTCGCGAAGTCGCGGTCGTAGATGTTCAGATTCGCTTCGTCGTTGAGCTTGAACGAACGACTGTCGAAATTGGTCGAGCCGACCGACACCAGGTACTCGTCCACCACCAGCAATTTGCAATGGAACATGGTGGGTTGATACTCGAAGATCTCCACACCCGCTTTAAGCAGATCGCCCCAACATGCACGCGATGCCTCGCGAACCGTGTGCGTGTCGATGCGCTTGCCCGGTGTGATGATTTGCACTTTCACACCGCGCTTCGCGGCCTCGACGATCGCGTTGATCGTCAGCTTGTCGGGCACGAAGTAGGCGCTCGCCAGATGAATGCTGTGAGTGGCCGCCGTGATCGCCATCAGATACATCAGCTGCATGTCGTCGCTGCCGCCCGATGGCGAGCTGCTGAACATGTGCGCGAGGCCTTCACCGGCGGCTTCCACTTTCGGAAAGTAGTCCGCGCCATGCAGTACATTGCCCGACGCTTTGACCCAGTTGTCCATGAACACGGCTTGCATGTGACCGACCACGGGTCCGGCCACGCGGAAATGCGTGTCACGCCAATGCTTTTCATCCTGCGCGTGGCCGGTCCATTCCGGTGCTATACCCACGCCGCCGGTGAACCCGATCCGTCCGTCGATCACCAGCAGCTTGCGGTGCGTGCGGTCGTTCATTCGACCGAGACCGGTCCAATGCGGCTTGTGATACTGAATGACTTCGGCGCCGCCGTCGCGCAGCAGCTTCAGATAGTGCTTGTCCATTTTCGACGAGCCGACCCAATCGAGCAGCACATGCACCGCGACGCCTTCGCGTGCTTTATCCGCCAGCGCCTGGGCGATCTGCTCGCCTATTTCACCGGACCAGTAAATGAACGTCTCGAAGGTGATGGTGTGGCGCGCGGATCGAATGCCTTCGAGCATCGAAGGAAAGATGCGGTCGCCGTTAAGCAGCATCTCGAAGCGGTTGCCGGCAATAACCGGCGGCCCCAGCAACAGTCCCATGGAACGCAGGAATTGCGGATCGTCGCTGGCATAACGACGCTCTATTTTGTGTTCGATCTTCTTCTCGCCACTCGACAGATTGGCAATCAGCAGAACGATAATGAGCGTAACGAACGCGGTAATAGGTATTGTCAGCATGCGTGGCCTCGATGCTAACCGGCGAGGCGCGCCGAATGCGCGCCCTGCGGTTCGATGAACAGATGCGGGCCCAAAGCCCGGCTTTTATCACGAACGCAGGACGCATTGCGCGTGCCCGTTGCAGGCCCGCGCCTTGCTACTCGACTACTTTATCTGACGAGGGAGAAGGCTTCACGGCTGGCAATTTCACCGGCGCCATAAACGCCGACCACCGTATAGTCCGACGCCACGCACTCGAAGGTGGATTCGCTGAACGTGATGACGAAATGCCGCTGTGCAGGGATGGGCGACGCGACTGCCGAAATCTCGGCCGCCAGCGACGAATTCATGACTTCGTGAACCGACAAACCGGTTAATCCTTGCGAGGCGAGCGGATGAATGTCCAGATCGACATCGCCGGGCGGTCCCAGCCGATGAAATACCGCGTCGGGAAACAGCACCGTGCAGTAAGGATCGTCGTCGGGATCGAATGGCCCGAAGCGTTCAAAGTCGGCTTCCGCGATCGGATAAGCCAGAATCACCCGGCC contains:
- a CDS encoding glycosyltransferase family 2 protein, which translates into the protein MTTLGALIVLFHPSDEQLARAVAMRHLCDRLLVVDNSPQPDPRAASLLREAGVALLHHGNRHGIAGAFNGGLQALFEQGVEAVALFDQDSETPADYFTVMRERCASLGGHAYLLGPRIFDENDQRFLPELATSGLAVERLSVRADAALQRCAFLISSGCVISREGFARLGRFDEALFIDHVDTEYCLRALLRNVPLYVVPQLVLSHRIGARRRHKLGAFEMTTMNHPGFRRYYSARNAMQLALQYGLRLPVAVVPNLLTLWQIVQIVLAEQDKLAKLEAIALGLWDGLFGHMGPLEQTRPRLAAKAARARTAITPAGGEGALHQPRHS
- a CDS encoding DHA2 family efflux MFS transporter permease subunit, with protein sequence MHPGSGSVDSVSNVGSTPGTPRLRGARLALLTFALSLATFIEVLDSTVTNVAVPAISGGLGVSNSQGTWVISSYSVAAAIAVPLTGWLSRRLGETRLFLGAVILFTLTSLLCGVAGDFHLLVVCRALQGLFSGPMVPLSQTILLRTFPPDKRIVALALWAMTVLLAPIFGPVVGGWIIDNFSWPWIFLINLPIGIFSFAVCMTLLRADARNPGAARAAPIDLPGIVLLIVGVGSLQVVLDLGHDRGWFDSPLILTLAIVAALAIVSLLIWEAGERHPVIDLSLFRDRTFSFCVLIISLGMMSFSVVGVIFPLWLQAVMGYTAYQAGLATAPLGVLALVFSVLVGIYAARFDARVLATFGFLVFAAVLWWDAHFTLTMTFTQIITPGLIQGIGLPCFFIPLTAATLSRVSDDKLAAASSLSNFLRTLSAAFGTAMSVTLWDNRALYHYDVVAQSVTKASGNTQRFVQSLHGMGIDGARELATLHHVVQQQAYMMATGDMFQMASVTCLVLAAMMWLTRPRRGAAMTMGH
- a CDS encoding nucleotide disphospho-sugar-binding domain-containing protein — encoded protein: MTRVIITAIGSAGDVHPLLGIGAALAARGHAIVFCSHPPFEAAARRQGFAFRSIGTADEYAAAMANPALWNPRTSFRTLWAVIAPTLQPHFQTLMSLTDDDTILVGTLWAFSARLMQELYRVPLVSVQVSPSTLLSAHAPPTHPRLTIPRGLPLVVKSALLRVIELQVLDKVCGPALNTLRAQLRLEPATRIFGQWLHSTDGVLCLFPEWFARPQPDWPTPHRLSGFPLFNDMGEPAPDPQLDEFLAAGERPVVFTAGSTLIDHERHEEAVRGALRESGLRGLLLTPQAPEPGAGSSAPSVLLKRRYVPLQTLLPRCRALVHHGGIGTAALAYAAGIAQVVTPFAHDQFDNAQRVVASGCGVRLDGPLHAQALARALKQVLGDPSIATQCGRMQDQLAASPNGCEAAARFIEGFMRGGARVSSRERVPGFAMAASGHGV
- a CDS encoding isoprenylcysteine carboxylmethyltransferase family protein, with translation MNLAQSIAIVMPWTAWVAYWIATSNRVKATARKEASRSRTLQSIPLIAGGALIVLPDFNRAAWSFDPQSFGVVQLAGLAVLLAGLAFSVWARLHLGTNWSVSVTLKEGHELVRSGPYALVRHPIYTGCLLALVGAAIIGLQWRGAAGLLLIFASLAYKVRVEESWLTGHFGGAYAQYRRDVAALIPGLF
- the cls gene encoding cardiolipin synthase — translated: MLTIPITAFVTLIIVLLIANLSSGEKKIEHKIERRYASDDPQFLRSMGLLLGPPVIAGNRFEMLLNGDRIFPSMLEGIRSARHTITFETFIYWSGEIGEQIAQALADKAREGVAVHVLLDWVGSSKMDKHYLKLLRDGGAEVIQYHKPHWTGLGRMNDRTHRKLLVIDGRIGFTGGVGIAPEWTGHAQDEKHWRDTHFRVAGPVVGHMQAVFMDNWVKASGNVLHGADYFPKVEAAGEGLAHMFSSSPSGGSDDMQLMYLMAITAATHSIHLASAYFVPDKLTINAIVEAAKRGVKVQIITPGKRIDTHTVREASRACWGDLLKAGVEIFEYQPTMFHCKLLVVDEYLVSVGSTNFDSRSFKLNDEANLNIYDRDFAKQQTAVFADDLKQSQQVTLEAWLHRPFTEKLIEKCIPLLESQL